In the Pseudomonas sp. DTU_2021_1001937_2_SI_NGA_ILE_001 genome, one interval contains:
- the leuD gene encoding 3-isopropylmalate dehydratase small subunit, with protein MRPFTYLKGKVVPLDRANVDTDAILPKQFLMIIERSGFGQHLFDEWRYLDHGEPYQDCSKRPLNLSFPLNQPRFEGAEILLARGNFGCGSSREHAPWALHDWGIRAIIAPSFAEIFYGNCFKNGILPIVLDEATVEKLFVAVERMPGYQLWVDLETQSVIDDQGLRVEFDVDPFRKHCLLNGLDEVGMTLLKSSTIREFEKARIALEPWLYDRLQRQ; from the coding sequence ATGCGCCCATTCACATATCTCAAAGGCAAGGTTGTTCCATTAGACCGCGCCAATGTGGACACTGACGCCATCTTGCCAAAGCAGTTTTTGATGATCATCGAGCGCAGCGGTTTTGGCCAGCACCTGTTCGATGAGTGGCGTTATCTGGATCATGGGGAGCCCTATCAGGACTGCTCTAAGAGGCCTCTTAATCTAAGCTTTCCATTGAACCAGCCTCGTTTTGAGGGGGCTGAAATTTTGCTGGCTCGGGGCAACTTCGGTTGTGGTTCTAGCCGTGAACATGCACCGTGGGCTTTGCATGACTGGGGGATCAGGGCAATTATTGCCCCGAGTTTTGCTGAAATATTTTATGGAAATTGCTTCAAAAACGGGATTCTGCCAATCGTGCTTGACGAGGCTACTGTCGAAAAGCTGTTCGTCGCCGTTGAGCGCATGCCAGGCTACCAACTCTGGGTTGATCTTGAAACACAGTCGGTCATAGATGATCAGGGCCTCCGAGTTGAGTTTGATGTGGACCCGTTTCGAAAGCATTGCTTGCTTAATGGTTTGGACGAAGTCGGTATGACGTTGCTGAAGTCCAGCACCATCAGGGAGTTCGAGAAAGCTCGAATAGCATTGGAACCGTGGCTGTATGACAGACTCCAGCGACAGTAG
- the leuC gene encoding 3-isopropylmalate dehydratase large subunit produces MSPITLFEKIWRRHAVLDTDDGQTLLYIDLQLINEVTSPQAFDALRMNGLRPWRADSVLATADHNVPTKDRPKGITDDIARRQVNTLERNCAEFNLTLFGMDDHRQGILHVIGPEQGLTLPGMSIVCGDSHTTTHGAFAALAFGIGTSEIEHVLATQCLSIRKLKSMRVTIDGNLNPYITSKDLALALIGSMGTAGATGYAIEFAGSTVESMSMEARMTLCNLAIEAGARCAMVAFDDTTAAYIRGKPMAPTGQRWDDAERYWRTLRSDAGAVFDAEIRMEASSIRPHVTWGTSPEMVTSIDGCVPSPQEELDPVKRQSIDRALKYMNLKPGTAIRDIFLDKVFIGSCTNSRIEDLRLAASVVAGKKVAKNIKQALVVPGSGLIKKQAESERLDRIFIDAGFEWRDAGCSMCLGMNEDRLTAGERCASTSNRNFEGRQGPGGRTHLVSPAMAAAAAIAGHFVDIEEV; encoded by the coding sequence ATGAGCCCGATTACCCTTTTTGAGAAAATTTGGCGTCGTCATGCGGTTCTAGATACGGATGATGGCCAAACTCTGCTGTATATCGATTTGCAGCTGATCAATGAAGTAACAAGCCCCCAGGCATTCGATGCTCTGCGGATGAATGGACTCCGTCCATGGCGCGCAGATTCTGTGCTGGCCACTGCCGATCATAACGTTCCGACCAAGGATCGCCCCAAAGGCATCACGGACGACATTGCACGCCGCCAAGTCAATACGCTTGAGCGAAATTGCGCAGAATTCAACCTGACGCTTTTCGGTATGGACGATCACCGTCAAGGGATCCTTCATGTAATCGGGCCTGAACAGGGGCTTACGCTTCCTGGGATGTCGATCGTGTGCGGCGACTCTCACACCACAACCCATGGTGCCTTTGCTGCACTCGCTTTTGGAATTGGTACGTCGGAAATTGAGCACGTTCTGGCAACGCAATGTCTTTCGATTAGAAAGCTCAAAAGCATGCGTGTCACCATTGATGGCAATCTTAATCCTTACATAACGTCAAAGGATCTCGCCTTAGCGCTGATCGGTAGCATGGGTACCGCCGGCGCTACCGGGTATGCCATTGAGTTTGCGGGCTCTACAGTCGAATCCATGTCTATGGAAGCGCGTATGACACTTTGCAACCTGGCAATCGAGGCCGGTGCGCGTTGTGCCATGGTGGCATTTGACGACACGACCGCAGCGTACATCCGAGGCAAGCCGATGGCACCGACGGGCCAGCGGTGGGACGATGCCGAGCGCTACTGGCGTACGCTGCGCAGCGATGCGGGGGCGGTGTTCGACGCAGAAATTCGCATGGAGGCGAGCTCGATCAGGCCGCACGTCACGTGGGGGACCTCTCCGGAAATGGTCACGAGTATCGACGGATGTGTGCCCTCTCCTCAGGAAGAGCTCGACCCGGTCAAGCGCCAAAGTATTGATCGGGCTTTAAAGTACATGAACCTGAAACCTGGCACGGCAATACGTGACATCTTTCTGGATAAGGTTTTCATTGGTTCCTGTACGAACTCTCGGATTGAAGATCTGCGCCTGGCCGCGTCCGTAGTCGCAGGCAAGAAGGTAGCCAAAAATATTAAACAGGCACTTGTCGTTCCTGGCTCGGGCTTGATCAAAAAGCAGGCCGAGTCTGAGAGGCTTGATCGTATCTTCATCGATGCCGGCTTTGAGTGGCGGGACGCCGGATGCTCGATGTGTCTGGGAATGAACGAGGACCGGCTGACTGCCGGGGAGCGTTGTGCCTCGACCTCAAATCGAAATTTTGAAGGACGCCAAGGCCCAGGGGGGCGGACTCATCTTGTCAGCCCAGCAATGGCAGCTGCTGCCGCCATTGCAGGTCACTTTGTCGATATTGAAGAGGTATAA
- a CDS encoding MFS transporter, protein MSISVSATDDGIPVTSIDEKKLISKVAWRLMPLIMICYLFAFFDRINISFAKFQLQADLSLSDTAYGLGAGLFVVGYVLFEVPSNMMLYKVGARRWIARIMMSWGLATALMVFVTAEWQFYILRFLIGAMEAGFAPGVLYYLTLWFPQNYRGRITSMLFLASAFAGLIGAPVSGLVLGHMDGLFEMRGWHWLFLLGGLPCIALGLVVLLTLKDRISDANWLSSDEKSYLASRIASHELNKHEGSLLTALRLPGFLMLALIYFLIQVASYGLNFWAPQLIRSAGIESATTIGLLTAVPYVCGAISMVVVGRLSDATGERRKFVCGLVTIGSIGFFSAGIFEAHILYLTVALALLGAGIIASIPTFWSLPPKLLAGAGAGAAAGIALINTMGQVGGIVSPVMVGFIKDVTGSTTPALYLIGATCLIAAALLIWALPESLRKLDKN, encoded by the coding sequence ATGTCTATTTCCGTTTCCGCTACTGATGACGGCATTCCTGTCACTTCAATCGACGAAAAAAAGTTAATATCGAAAGTAGCATGGCGCCTCATGCCATTGATTATGATCTGCTATCTCTTTGCGTTTTTTGACCGTATCAATATCAGTTTCGCGAAGTTTCAATTGCAGGCGGATCTTAGCCTCAGTGATACAGCCTACGGACTCGGCGCTGGCCTGTTTGTCGTGGGGTACGTCCTGTTTGAAGTTCCGAGCAACATGATGCTGTACAAAGTTGGAGCCAGACGCTGGATCGCCCGCATCATGATGTCCTGGGGACTTGCTACTGCGCTGATGGTCTTCGTCACAGCAGAGTGGCAATTTTACATCTTGCGATTTCTGATCGGTGCCATGGAGGCGGGCTTTGCCCCTGGGGTGCTCTACTACCTCACTCTTTGGTTCCCGCAAAACTATCGTGGTCGAATCACCTCCATGCTCTTCTTGGCGTCGGCGTTTGCAGGTCTCATCGGAGCACCCGTTTCCGGCTTGGTGTTAGGCCACATGGACGGATTGTTCGAGATGCGTGGCTGGCACTGGTTGTTTCTGCTCGGGGGACTTCCCTGCATCGCACTGGGTCTGGTCGTTCTGCTCACCCTGAAAGACCGCATCAGTGACGCCAACTGGTTGAGCTCGGATGAGAAGTCCTATCTCGCTAGCCGGATCGCGAGCCATGAATTGAACAAGCATGAAGGGTCTCTGCTGACGGCACTACGGCTTCCAGGATTTCTGATGCTGGCGTTGATCTACTTCCTGATCCAAGTAGCATCCTACGGTCTGAATTTCTGGGCTCCGCAGCTCATTCGTAGCGCCGGCATAGAAAGTGCGACAACCATCGGGCTGCTGACCGCAGTGCCTTATGTGTGTGGGGCTATCAGTATGGTGGTAGTCGGTCGTTTGTCCGATGCCACGGGCGAGCGGAGAAAGTTTGTATGCGGCTTGGTCACCATCGGTTCTATTGGCTTCTTTAGTGCCGGTATTTTTGAGGCACATATTCTTTATCTCACCGTGGCGCTGGCACTCTTGGGTGCAGGTATTATCGCCTCTATCCCTACCTTCTGGTCACTCCCTCCTAAACTGCTTGCTGGCGCAGGGGCCGGAGCTGCTGCGGGGATTGCGCTCATCAATACGATGGGACAGGTTGGCGGAATTGTGAGTCCTGTAATGGTGGGCTTTATTAAAGACGTTACTGGTAGCACCACCCCGGCGCTCTATTTGATTGGTGCTACCTGCCTGATTGCAGCGGCACTGTTGATCTGGGCATTGCCTGAGAGCTTGAGGAAGTTGGATAAAAACTGA